The following is a genomic window from Elaeis guineensis isolate ETL-2024a chromosome 10, EG11, whole genome shotgun sequence.
TTCGGATCACAAAACAAGCGCAGGATGCAAGATGGCACATACCTATTCGTTGCCATTAGAACCTTGATGTTTCCTCTAGCATCAAATCCATCAAGTTGATTGACAATTTCAAGCATGGTGCGTTGAACTTCATTGTCACCACCAACACCATCATCAAAACGAGCACCACCAATGGCATCAACTTCATCAAAAAACACAATGCAAGCTTTTTTCGAGCGAGCCATCTAAAATGATAAATgggtaaataaattaatttatcaaataagcAAGAAGTTTGAAATGCTCATCAAGAAATGGGGTGACCACTGAATGAAAATTTGCAAATATATTTATCCTGAAGAGGGGGAAAACTTGCTATCACATATCTGGAATTTCAACAACCTGAAAAAGTTCACGAACCATCCGAGCACCCTCCCCTACATATTTTTGAACGAGTTCACTCCCAATGACACGAATGAAGCAGGCATCAGTTCTATTGGCGACAGCTCTGGCCAGGAGTGTTTTACCAGTCCCAGGAGGGCCATAACAAAGGACCCCTTTTGGAGGATCTATACCAAGCTTAACAAATTTTTCTGGATGAAGCATAGGAAGCTCCACAACCTGAATTCGAACAGTGCACAAAAAGTTATGGACCTAAGACTGCATAATGACTAAATTTACTCAAAGAAGGGACATTGCAAATGTAGGCACCCTGAGAATTCTCATTATCTAAGAATTACAAACCCTATGGGCGCACATGATGTCAAGAAAATATTTTCCAAGGGGAAAAAGAAAAGGTCATACCTCTCGCATCTTCTCGATCTGCTCCTTGCATCCGCCAACATCATTATATGTGACATCAGGCTTCTCTTCTACCGTCATCATTGTAACACTTGGATCAATCTTTGGTGGCAGAGGGATCTGAATTTGATATTTATTTCTATCAACTCTGTAACAAGGACAAAAAGATctacaagttaaaaaaaaaaaaaaaagaattggagATTGGAAGCAAGGTCACACATCATAACTgttgaatgcattaatttcattcTTCTAACAATTTGGAGCAATAAATTGCCATCAACTATTATTTATAGCATAACACATCAAAGTCAAAACTGACAAACTAACATGACATGGAATAACTAACAAGCGTGAGGTAAGAACAGACTGGAGCTTCAAAACTAaagtgtttttttcttttttttagtatCAGATTCAAGTGGGAGACCAACAGAACTATGCTCAAAATTCTTAAACAATGAGAAAAACTAGAATATTTTTACTACAAACAATACATAAATTATTTATGTTATTTTCCaccatactattttttttttttaagagaacttTGAAAATGGGTGCAACATAGGGGTCACCCATCGTGGTAGTTCTCTCACCCAAGCATGCCTAACTGCTGAGTTTTGATAAGAACCACTTCTCTAGTGCTGGTATGACTGCACCAGTATATAAGTTGTTTATGATATTCAGATCCAAAACTTCAAGGAGAGACGAAATTTACAATATGATATACCGATATAAAGGATAAATAATGTTTCTCAACTAAAAGTAGCTAAAAATAAACTGGCTAAACAATTCTCAATTAAATGCTATGGAGTTATCAAGAAAAGAAATTTATAGCCTTACCCTACACGCATGCCTTCTTCAATATCAGTCGGAGAGACTTTGTCACCCAAGCCAACCACAAACTGTACATGGGGAATAAATTATCTTCAGTCTTTCAGATTGAGGTTCTCTGAAATAAATCTGTCCCTTCAAATCAAGTGTTTAATCAAAATCAGAAACTATACCTTGGCAATTTGCTTTACATTTATCACATATTTAGCATCTTCGGTGTTTGGATTTATAATCTTCGTACACCTAGCAACCTTTGAAGAAATGAAAATCTGCCTTAGAATTTGAGTAATCTGAAAGAGCAAGCAGCAAGCTACAAATTCATACACATGTGTGCATgcccacatctctctctctctctctctctctctctctctctctctgtgacaTATAAACAATATCTTCAATTATAtgctaaataaaaaattttaaaaaaaatgtactTGTAAGGGTTGTTCTTCTTGCATCATTTGCTTATCAGAGACTAAATCCCACTGGCTTGGTGCAGCCAAACCGGTGTCAGACTCTTTGATTCCTGACATGTGATTGAAGAAAACATGTGTTAGAGACCTACAAATTGCGATATTTTCCCACATATGACGGTGCATGATACTAAAAAGCCCATGTAGATAAAAAAATGTTTTTTTTCTCTGGACGCACTGGCCATGAAAAAATTCTAGCCAgtgcattttaaaaataatttttaataaaaggccAAGAACAAGCAGCAATTAGCAATACTACTAGCATTTCTTCCATTCATCTTACTCAAATTCTTTCATAGTTTACATCTAACACCCCCTTTTCTACACAATAGATCTAAGATGATAAAAACCACTTGAAGCCTTGGCCCCTAATATTGCCCTAGATGAAAATTACCTCAGTGGTCATGAAGCACTGtgtatttttcctttcatatgaTTATTTTAACCTAGGAAGCTCTCCAAGAAAATGAGGACTATGTTTCTAACATAGAATGTCCAATTGCCAAAGTTGCTAGTAGTGAATCAAGATTATCTAACTATTTTTTGTTTGATTATTAGAACTCCCGAGAATAGGATAGTTTACAACATGGTTTGAGCTTTTGCTCAAAACTCCGAAACCAAATATGAATGTTTTGATTTGGGTGGAATCAGTCCAACACTAGAATGGTCTTGAAGTTCTAACTAAAACTAACTTATGAAGCCAAATTAAGGATCTGTTTGGTTGGGGTATGtcagattataggataatttgaCGATTCTCATAAATCGTTTATCTGGAAAAATGATTATgaaggaaaataatttttagtatgctTGGTTGGTGGAAAAATTACTCCCAAAAATGACCCTCAAAAAAGATTACTATGCTTCATTGGAGATAATCCTATATGGGAATATgaccaaatttataaatatacctatcaacataaaataattttttaatactaggATAGCATTGTCATCTCCAATcagtttttatataatgactaatAATTACATGGCCCTTTATACAGTGTCATCTGCTTCTTAATCTTTTTTGCAAAAActctttattgaatgaatttggaaAAACATCAAAACAAATTCAGTGATTACATTGAAGGTGTTTTTGTCATGTATGGATTACCACCACTCTGAAATTTACCAAATGCCAACCCCCATGGTATTTCTTTTATCTTCTCtctctgaaaaataaatatcagacctactattttttttatcatctttctcttctatttttcACACCAAACATGGTAATCCAATATGGGATTTATTTTCTCATACCAAATCAACCCCAACCAAACGGACCTTAAGTATATAAGTTTTATCTATGCTaattttcttatatttctttattgTTTGTAAATGCTAGACAGAATTTTCTTTACATTAAACTTATACTTAATGAGTTTTGAGAAGTTTTATAAGCATGCAATGTTACAATAAAGATATTTAAGAAAAAGTAAAATCCTTTTGCATAAGTTCAGCATCCTGTGACTTCAACCtcataaatttcagatttcatatatcaAAGTGCCATCAAGTAGTAGTATAGCATATTTCATTCTAGCATGATTTTAAAAGTATATCTTGAAAAATAATTCTTTAAAAtgattttcattttattttcttgACTTATTTTGATTTGTCATTTCTTTATCATCTTTTATTGATTCAAAATGATAGGTTTCAATTTCCATATTTTTCAACCAAACTTATCAAAAATAGATCCCAAAGTACCAAAATTGCTGAAAATAAGGATCACCTATTGGCTGAAACCAAAATTAGGACCTAGCTTTGAACCTTAGTTTTAAAAGCATTGGTGATATTCATCTAAAAGAGTTACTTTGGGTCTATATCAGGTAAAAACAAAAGGTTAGGTTTTTAAGGGTGTTTGCATGCCTTCATATATAGTCATATGAGGATGAAAACTATGGCAGTATAGATTGAATTACCTTGCTTTTAATCTTTGTGAAGGGCCTCCACCATATACCTTATTGTTCTACTATATCCTTCTTATCGTTATtagtttttttctctcttttcttttcgtttccttctttttttattttgactttgttattttttttactttctcatCACTTGAACATGACAAAATCACAGCACTTACGTATCCCCCTCTTAACATTTTCCGAATCCTATTTTAGAGAAGCAACAAGACGTTAAAACCTCTTAAAATGCTTAGTTATAGCAAAAAACTGTCAAGAAGAAAAGAGGATGAAGAAATTTGGGAATATAAATGGCATAGCAGGAAATTTTCAGAAAGGGAAGTGTGATGACCAATAATAGGGCTGAAAAACTTTTTAAAGGTGAGAAAATCTAGGGaaccaatttttaaaaaaattatcccatACTCGTGCCATCCTTGGCAGGATAGAAGAAAGAGACTGGTGAAACATTCAATTAGCCTTactatcatatttcataaatgATGGGCAGCATATGACTTATCATAAACAATATAGTTTTAAGAAAAAAGCATTAGGAAATTGAGACTATGAGATATATCCTGCAaggttcttgaaaaatagtttggtGGATATAACTTTGATAATAGAGATAATATCCCTTATGCATGCCAGATCTTTATGTTTTCTTGTAGTTATATATGAGTCTTTACTGCTTTAGATTTATCCCTTTTCTGATTGTGGACTTGATTGCATCCCTTAATGTCCTTATTTGCTTCAAATTTGATTGTACAATTATGATACAATCTTTGTGATCCTATTATCAAAAATGATACTCATAGAAGTATTGATAAACAAGAGGAATATTTCCTATAGTGAGTTCAATAATCAGGTTAGCAGCAATTTACACTGATATCAGCAGCTTGAGTATATAACTCTGGACTTTAACAAAGATTATAATTCAAAAGAATCAAACCAACCTTATAAATAAGGTATCATTCTAGAAGATCTACATGGCTTTCAAACCAATAGTGAACAATCAATAGATTGACAACTTGAGTTCAATAATTATCTTTCTAACACACCAATAAAAGATCAAGGACTAGGTTTGTTGCACTTATTCTATATTTCCTTCAATGTATCATAATGCTTATAATGTTCAAAATATGGAATTAAAAGATCAGATAAGAAAGCATGCTCTGAACTATATATAACCATCACCTACCACAGAGATCATTGACCTTCTTTGCCATCTCCTTAATTTCCTTCTCTACTTTTTTGATGCTAACTGAGTAAGGTCCTAGGCCCTGTCATCGAACAACAGCACAACAATTTAATTTAGCAACCGATGATATAATAGATCTATTAAACAGATTTAACCCATATCCCGACAACAAAATCCATGCAAATAACCCCCCAAATCAGTAAGGATTTGAGCAGCCGAAGGCATTATAAGCgaatagtgaaaaaaaaaaaaaaaacaaatgcaACAGATAAAGTTTCAATTTTTACAGGAAGTATAACAAAAAACTCGTTTTCTAACTCTATAGAGCAGTACTAGATAAATGGAAAAGGAAAGGAAACCAAATCGAGGGTTCCAAACCGACTGAAGGACCAGCATGGGAAGGGGGAAAGATAAAGCCGCCAAGAAATTTCGAATCAAAACCGATTTGCATCAGAGAAGAGGATTGGAGAGTCTGGAAAGGGGGGTGGCGCATCGGGGGAGGGCGGCGTACGTAGGTCTTGAGAAGCGCGATATCGTCCTCGTCGAGCGGGCGAGGGTTCTTCTCGTCCGTCAGCTCTTCGGGCTCCGGAGCCATGACGGCGTCTAAAGCTCCTCCTCTCACGATCTCAAGAGTTTTATCTCCTGTTCCTGGTTGCTATATACCCAGTTCCACGCCGTGCTCCACAAGCAACAAAGGCAGCCCCAGCTTTGGCAGACCAGTTCTAGGCTTTGAAATAATACTTTTATTATAGtacattatatttttaatatactggAACTGTGCAACCATGGCGGTTTTGTAATGTGCGGACGGTCGTGATTGtagcactattttttttttttgtgagaatgataatataAAAGTTATAGACAAAAATCTGGAGTCTTGTATCATAttaattttgttaaattttttatcatattaatacagatttcaatttatttattaaaataatataaaaattaaaaatatcatttcaaatgacgtttCTATGGTCTAATCAGCAGTCTTCTCCGGCCTACGTGGaacccatcaaaaaaaaattattataaaaacacCATTCTTAATAGTACTTTTAAAAACTTAActcgaaataatatttttaaaaatatcatttaaaataatatttttaaaaatattatttagaataACGATTTTAAAAGCaccatttcaaatgatgttttttaactttttttttttttttttgtgcatgatgTCCTGAACTGGAaccttaatttaattttttaaactattttttttatgcGTGATATGTTTctcattattatttatattttgatttatatggcTCTTTTGCATGGAATTTTCTTTCCCAACTTTTCGAGACCTGTATCCATGTCCATAAACCATAACATCTTAACACTTAAAATTAAACAAGCAAAATATCTAAAACttcgataaaaataataattaataatataagatagaataaaaatatcaagtctaCAAAAGGAATCCCATGGTATACAAGTCCAAGAAATGCTAAGTCCCACAAGAGCATCGTGGTGCCCGTGGCCGTTTGAATCTTCTTAGAAAGATCCTCAACGGTCGCTCCTGTGTCATCTGTGATGCcccctctcctatatcagtgaaCGTCTCTTGGTCATACATATGAGGAATAACATATGCTATCAGAGCATCT
Proteins encoded in this region:
- the LOC105053024 gene encoding 26S proteasome regulatory subunit 7, whose protein sequence is MAPEPEELTDEKNPRPLDEDDIALLKTYGLGPYSVSIKKVEKEIKEMAKKVNDLCGIKESDTGLAAPSQWDLVSDKQMMQEEQPLQVARCTKIINPNTEDAKYVINVKQIAKFVVGLGDKVSPTDIEEGMRVGVDRNKYQIQIPLPPKIDPSVTMMTVEEKPDVTYNDVGGCKEQIEKMREVVELPMLHPEKFVKLGIDPPKGVLCYGPPGTGKTLLARAVANRTDACFIRVIGSELVQKYVGEGARMVRELFQMARSKKACIVFFDEVDAIGGARFDDGVGGDNEVQRTMLEIVNQLDGFDARGNIKVLMATNRPDTLDPALLRPGRLDRKVEFGLPDLESRTQIFKIHTRTMNCERDIRFELLARLCPNSTGADIRSVCTEAGMFAIRARRKTVIEKDFLDAVNKVIKGYQKFSATPKYMVYN